The Candidatus Celerinatantimonas neptuna DNA segment TGCTTACACGGTGAAATCCTTACTATCATAATCCAAAAACTAAAATACAGATACATCCCTTAGTGTGAACAGATCAAGCAAAACTCAGTCATCAGTATGCTTTACCTTAAGTTGCCTATAGACATCAATAAGCTCTCTTATTAACTCCCCAGCTAACATAGCTGTCATCAGATGATCCTGAGCATGAACCATGATTAATGTCATCGAAACTTTACCCTCGCCTTCATCCTCCTCAATCAACTGAGTCTGGACCTTATGCGCTTCACTCACATATCCCTGAGCTTCAATCATTTTTTCACCAGCCCCTTTAAGATCACCTTTTTTAGCCTGCTTTAGTGCCTCAAAATAAAGGCTGCGCGCCTGACCCGCATTAATGATGATGCCCATAACAACCTGTTCTTGATCCATCGCTTTAGTCCCCTGCTTCAAATCCATGGTTTAATGCAACCTGTGCAATCCACTGCCCACTTTTTTTAATTGACCGTTGCTGAGTTGCCAGATCCAATGCTATAAATCCATAACGATTTTTATAAGCATTCGACCAGGACCAACAGTCAATAAAGGTCCATAAATGATAGCCCAGACAATTTGCGCCTTCTTGTAAAGCCCGGTTAACCCACATCAGATGTCCGCGTACAAAATCAATCCGGTAATCGTCTTGAACCTGGCCATCGCGAATAAATCGTTCTTCGCCTTCAACGCCCATCCCATTTTCTGAAATATAGCATGGAATATTGCCGTAATTATCCCGCAGGTTAATGAGAATATCATAGACACCCTTCTCATAAATTTCCCAACCCCGATGAGGATTCATCTTCCGGCCCGGCATTTCATATGGCTCAAAAAACCACTCCGGCAACATGGGCCCTTCAGGATTCACAGCCGTTAAACGTGCTTTAACCCGGCGGGGCTGGTAATAATTAATACCTAACAAATCAACCCGTCCATCAGCAATTAAGGAACTATCTTGCGGTTGAGCCACCGGCGACAAATCATGGTCATGTATAAATTGAGCTAGCTCCTGATGGTAATACCCCAAAACAGCCGGGTCTAAAAAACTACGGTTAAACAGCAAATCCACAATGCGTGCAGCTTTGAGATCAGCCGGATGTTGTGAGCGGGGATACGATGGCGTTAAGTTCAAAATCATACCAATCTGGCCAGATTGCCCCATCTGCCTGAAACGGCTCACAGCTTTAGCATGAGCAAGCATGGTATGGTATGCCACCTGTACGGCTCGCTTAAAATCGACGACATTCGGGTAGTGTGCATCATAGAGATACCCCTGCTCCACAGGAACAATCGGCTCGTTAAAGGTAAACCAGTGCTGGACTTGCTCACCAAATAACTCAAAACAAATCGCCGCATAATCGGCATAAGTATCGACAACATCACGATTTTCCCAGCCACCAATGGCCTGCATCGCCATCGGCATATCAAAGTGATATAAGCAGATAAAGGGGTCAATTCCACTCGATTTTAATTTTTCAATCATCGCGCGATAAAAGCTCACGGCCTTCTGATTCACCGTTCCGGTTCCATCCGGGATGAGCCGCGACCAGGAAATAGATGTTCTGAAACTGTTATGACCCAGCTGCTTCATCAAATCGATATCCGACTCAAAACGATCATAAAAAGTGGATGTCTCGTGTGGGCCCACGCTATCAAAAAAACGATGGGGCTCTTTTTCAAACCAATGATCCCAAATACTGGGGCCTTTCCCATCACGTTTTCCCGCCCCTTCGCTCTGAGCAGCAGAGCTGGCACTGCCCCACCAAAAATCATCGGGGAATCGATAAAAAGTCATAACGTCGTCCTTGTTGATAATCTAAAGGCCGACAAAGCGCCGGTCCGCATCTGCTAAATCGTCACGGGTTTACCCGAATGCGCTTCTTTTTCCTGTTGTTTTTGCTCTGCTGCTTTACTTGCCTCTTCTTTTAGAAGTTGTTTTTCATAGACTTTCAAGAAAGGCAAGTACATCAATGCGGCGGTAAACATACAAAACAGGCACATAAAGACCGGTGTAATGGCCCAGTTTGCAGCCCATGAAGCACCAATAGGCGCTGGTGTTGTCCAGGCTGTCATCGAGACCACCCTTGGAAGTAAGCCCCAATACGTTGCAGCATAGGCAATCACCGCGTTAATCATCGGAATAAACACAAACGGTAAGAAAAATAGAGGGTTCATAATCACCGGGGCACCAAACAAAATCGGTTCATTAATGTTAAACAGGCCTGGAATCACCCCCATCCGCCCAATGGTTTTTAAATGAACAGACTTGCTCCTTATCAGCAAAAAGGCCAGAGGTAATGTTGAGCCGACCCCACCGATCAACAGATAATGATCCCAAAATCCCTGCGTATAGATATGCGGAATAGCCTGACCTGCGGCAAGAGCCATCTGATTAGCCGACAAGTTCGCCATCCAGAATGGATTCATGATCCCGGTTACAATTAGGGCCCCGTGGATCCCGGCAAACCAGAGGATCTGACAAATAAAGACCGACAATAATACAGCGGGTAGTGAATCAGATGCCGAAACTAACGGCGCGACTAAAGACATAATCCAGGCGGGTAAAATCATCCCTGTTTCATGCTCCAAAATCAGATTTAACGGATAAAGTGTAAAAATAATTGCAAGTACCGGAACCAGAATTTCAAAAGACCGGGAAACACCACTTGGAACCTGAGGCGGCAGCCGGATAGTAATATGGTGACGTTTCAAAAATGCATAGACTTCCGTTGAATAAATTGCGACGACCAGAGCAGTAAAAATACCCTGTCCCGAAAAATACTGCGTCGAAATCATGCCATCTTTATAAGGCGCCGCCACCAGCAGAAAAGCCATCAATGACAGAAGACCCGTTGTAATCGGATCCAGCTTATAATGACGGGCTAAACTTGCTGCAACCCCCACCGAAATAAATAACGTCATAATCCCCATACTCAGATTAAACGGCAACATCAAAATATCCCGATGCTTCACAGAAAAAGCCAGCCACGCTTTTGCAAATCCCCAGGTTGTGTGTTCAGAAAATGGTGGAAAGATAAAAACCAACATGAATGAACCCACAATCATGAAAGGTAATGCAGCAATAAAGCCATCACGAATTGATGTGATATATTTTTGCTGGCCGATTTTCCCGGCGATGGGGGTAATTTTACTTTCTATGAGATCGGACAGCTTATCAAAACGAGTACTCATTGGGCCTCCTTACCTGTCAGGCTGCGTCATCAATTAATGACAGCGCCTGTTCAAGTACATTTGTGCCTTTTTGCATACCATAATCAGCCATATTGATTACATCAACTGCGACATGATAATCCTTTGCTTTTTCCTGCAAGTCATCCAGCATATATTTCACTTGCGGACCCAGTAAGACGACCTGATACTGACCGACCTGTTCGCTAAACTCAGCCACACTATACGCATCAATCCTGACCGGTAACTCACGTTCTGCTGCAGCTTGTCTCATTTTGGTCACCAGTAAGCTGGTTGACATACCAGCCGAGCAACACAACATAATTCTGTACATACTCAACTCCATTTAATGAATGATTACACTAATAACTATAATCCTTTGGAAAATATTGGAAACCGGTTTCCAATATTTTCCTTTCAAACTGAGTAATAGATCACAATGGCGATACATTGAACTGGGGTAACGTTCCTGACTAGGAGGGTTTATCTTTGGCAGTCGTATTCACTGCAAACAGCAGTTAATTCAGACAAAGCAGATCCTGTATATCTATAGC contains these protein-coding regions:
- the celA gene encoding PTS system cellobiose-specific EIIB component, whose translation is MYRIMLCCSAGMSTSLLVTKMRQAAAERELPVRIDAYSVAEFSEQVGQYQVVLLGPQVKYMLDDLQEKAKDYHVAVDVINMADYGMQKGTNVLEQALSLIDDAA
- the licC_1 gene encoding Lichenan permease IIC component; its protein translation is MSTRFDKLSDLIESKITPIAGKIGQQKYITSIRDGFIAALPFMIVGSFMLVFIFPPFSEHTTWGFAKAWLAFSVKHRDILMLPFNLSMGIMTLFISVGVAASLARHYKLDPITTGLLSLMAFLLVAAPYKDGMISTQYFSGQGIFTALVVAIYSTEVYAFLKRHHITIRLPPQVPSGVSRSFEILVPVLAIIFTLYPLNLILEHETGMILPAWIMSLVAPLVSASDSLPAVLLSVFICQILWFAGIHGALIVTGIMNPFWMANLSANQMALAAGQAIPHIYTQGFWDHYLLIGGVGSTLPLAFLLIRSKSVHLKTIGRMGVIPGLFNINEPILFGAPVIMNPLFFLPFVFIPMINAVIAYAATYWGLLPRVVSMTAWTTPAPIGASWAANWAITPVFMCLFCMFTAALMYLPFLKVYEKQLLKEEASKAAEQKQQEKEAHSGKPVTI
- the gmuD gene encoding 6-phospho-beta-glucosidase GmuD, which produces MTFYRFPDDFWWGSASSAAQSEGAGKRDGKGPSIWDHWFEKEPHRFFDSVGPHETSTFYDRFESDIDLMKQLGHNSFRTSISWSRLIPDGTGTVNQKAVSFYRAMIEKLKSSGIDPFICLYHFDMPMAMQAIGGWENRDVVDTYADYAAICFELFGEQVQHWFTFNEPIVPVEQGYLYDAHYPNVVDFKRAVQVAYHTMLAHAKAVSRFRQMGQSGQIGMILNLTPSYPRSQHPADLKAARIVDLLFNRSFLDPAVLGYYHQELAQFIHDHDLSPVAQPQDSSLIADGRVDLLGINYYQPRRVKARLTAVNPEGPMLPEWFFEPYEMPGRKMNPHRGWEIYEKGVYDILINLRDNYGNIPCYISENGMGVEGEERFIRDGQVQDDYRIDFVRGHLMWVNRALQEGANCLGYHLWTFIDCWSWSNAYKNRYGFIALDLATQQRSIKKSGQWIAQVALNHGFEAGD
- the chbA gene encoding PTS system N,N'-diacetylchitobiose-specific EIIA component, whose amino-acid sequence is MDLKQGTKAMDQEQVVMGIIINAGQARSLYFEALKQAKKGDLKGAGEKMIEAQGYVSEAHKVQTQLIEEDEGEGKVSMTLIMVHAQDHLMTAMLAGELIRELIDVYRQLKVKHTDD